The DNA region ATCCCTTTCGTCATTTATAAAAACTTTAAAATCAGTTTGAAATGAGGATTCTACCGGCAGTTTTGAGAGGCCAAGGCTAAAATATTGGTTTGTCGGCGCCTCATAACCGACAAATCGGCCCTTTTTTACCTGAGAAAGATTTCTGTAGCTAAAGTCCCATCCGGCAAAGGCTTGAATAGGATAGACGAGAAGAACTAAAAGCGCAACGAGTGCAACGTTTCTTTTATCCCCCATTAGGGACAACAATTAACATTATATTTTCGATAAGTCAATAAATGTGAGGGGCTTCACGATTTTTTCCCGTGTTCTGCTGTGATAATGGTCGTGATACCGCCGCGGACAAAGAACTTCGCCTCAACCTCCATCCAGCGCGGTGCGGTTGCGCCAACCAGATCCGAAAGAATCCTGTTCGTCGCCGCTTCATGAAAGGCCCCTTCGTTTCTGTAGGACCATAAGTAGAGTTTAAGCGATTTAAGTTCGAAACATATCTTGTCCGGGATATATTTTATCGTGATATTGGCAAAATCGGGCTGTCCGGTCTTTGGACAAAGGCAGGTAAATTCAGGGCATTCACATGTAATAACGTAGTTTCTGCCGGGCTCCGGGTTCG from Deltaproteobacteria bacterium CG11_big_fil_rev_8_21_14_0_20_49_13 includes:
- a CDS encoding NADPH-dependent 7-cyano-7-deazaguanine reductase QueF, which gives rise to MNTTPNKMIETFPNPEPGRNYVITCECPEFTCLCPKTGQPDFANITIKYIPDKICFELKSLKLYLWSYRNEGAFHEAATNRILSDLVGATAPRWMEVEAKFFVRGGITTIITAEHGKKS